The sequence tatgtcttcactgtgtcctcaTTAGCATCCTCAGGGCAAGTACCAAAGTTTGATGTAATCCATGTGAAAGGAGCACCGGCTGcaactctttccttcttcttgtcttctgcttctggttcctgaggctccggaggaaccataccgataagggcatgcatctgcgcgtgccacccatcagaatcggtgttcatacataaagggttcccatcgataggaagaccggcGATCATAGGCATATcctggagcgtcacggtcatctccccggtccaaAGATGGgaagtgtgtgtctccggcctccaatgatcaatacGCGTGGTGAGTACTGCAacattgttgggtggcgtcgaccggctgaccaactgaatgaaagggataagtcctgtctcccttacattcggtgtgtaccgctcatcatagcgcatccacccaagggtgaccccgtgagaccgaagcttcagaggtgtaagctcctacaaacaaacaaacaaatcattacatatggggcatttgtgtttgaaataaacatgaaattcataacaccggcaactttcattattacccgctgctccaccgacatagcgtacgaccggtgttgtttgtcccagtgatcatcgagaagccaaaccatcctaacatgtgtggcgcctagctccgAGGCGCTGCACTGCTAGGTGCAGGGCccagggctgccacggtggactggcGTGCAACGCCCCAGTGCTAGGcgttgcaccgtagggtgtggcgcctgcgtggcgggcgctacacaaaaaggtcacgtgaaatagtttcatgggcagttcattctgtgaattgatttcatcccaaggtcaaaattgtcaaattttcCCTCGGCGTCCTTGGGGCATCGGCTGTAGTTGAAGTACTTGGCGTGCATCAACTGTTGACCAACAGAGAACAGGAGGCAGCAAGGCATGGCCGACTTGGTGTGCAACAAAAGATGGATTGCGGGCGTCTGGGTTGACTTGGGCATGACAAAGGCAGCAGGGCCAACGAGGCAGCCAGCTTATCTTGGAGGGGAGCCCTATCGGACAAAGCAGCTCGCGAGGACATCGGCGGCTCGCGAGGGACCCACAGCAGCAGGATGAGGCATGAAAAACCGACAGCACGACAACCATGAAGGATGCGCACGTGGTCGTGGTGGCTCGGGCGAAAGGCCATGGAGGTGTTGTAGATGGCCGGCCATGGCAAGAAGGAGGTGGGGCGCGGACGATCTTGTGCTCGAGCGCCTGAAGaagatggcgcggcggcggagaagCGGGCAGTGGCGCCGGAAGAAGGCAGCGGCGGCAGGCATCGCAGGAGGCGAAAATGTTGTACGGAACCATGGTTTAGCCGAACCTACGCTCGACACCATTGATTTCTAGACACTATTCATGGGGATCCATGCATGGTTGATTAAAAAATGCAGTTGGCATGCATGTCTATTCATGAGGATCCATGCATGGTTCATTAAAAAATGCAGTTGACATGCATGTCACAGATCCACATGTTGTAGGATGTTAAATCGTATGGCATAGACCATAGGTTCGGCTGAACCATGGTCCTGAATCACGTCTCTCCATAGGAGGTCAGGGACAGGGCACCGGCAAGGGGAGGCGCAGGGGACTTGACGCGGCGGTGGCTTGGCGCTGTGGAAGGAGGTCGCGGGCGAGGAGGAGAAGCACGAGGGCGCCATCGAGCTTGGCGGCGGCCTCTTGCCGGAGATGATGATGGGGAGGCGTGAAGGAGGCAGGGCGCTGGCGATGGAGGGTTGCAGCGGAGGCATGGTTGCGGGCGCCATGGGAGGTGACACGTGGGGCGTGTGTGTGCGGCGCAGGAGGAGGGCGGAGGGGAGAAGGCACGGGCGGCCAAGCTCGCCGGAGGGCGCAGGGACGAGCGGGATCGGGCATGGGGTGAAGGAGGATGGAGATCGAGCCAAGGCTCTCCCTggcggcgcgaggtgggagactAGGGAGAGAAGTGATCCAAATTGGGCTGGATGGTTGTTGTGCTCTCTCCTCCCTCATTTCCATTTATAGAGAAgaaaacaagaaagaaagaaaagagagaaacgaAGATGGTTGGAGAAAGAATTCGTGCATGAGGCCAATtttcctggactcacaaaaatgagcttgatccaagaaaactATAAATGAGCATGTGTGCGAAGATTGGATTCGAActcgtttgaattaaattcaaatgagtttgaataagAAGTGGGCGTTtgaaaggtccaaaaatgttgagatttttggtgggactccAATAAATAGAGAAAGAATTATTGACAAGGTTTTGACGTCAACTCGGAGAGGAAAAGGCATGGGAtttattttgcacgtgtgttatggtgattccaaagaATGGAATACTtttaatagctccctaataatattgggaggatatgttataaagagaaaacaccatgtgaattccctcgatttaaatggatcgaagatccataaattttatttagatgagtttttaaaattaaatgacatgatgcaatgcaaatgatgataagaagaatgcaacaaacaaataaaacccacggcgaaactcggaatccatggaaggcatctggagcgtcagtctcggggcgtcacaagtctcctccactaacagaggatctcgacccgaaatcctagggatggcaccggagagaagcggaaaaagaaaaggtaaaacaaagttgcttctacgacaaacgagtgaaaccacgaaccttagAAGTTTGTAAAGCTTGAAAGAATTCAAGAAAGAGCGCGGTGAAGAagaatgaagttgaaaacactccggtagaaaagagaaacaaggaacaccatgtgaatcttggaggttgcaaagctatgaatgacaagtacaatggacaagaaggaattggaaccactctggttgaaacgagataaacaaggaacaaggaagatcaaattcgaacagcactccggttgaaaagagatgcaagactttataagatgaaaagaacttgaaaagaggacacgacactccgtttaaatggataagcatgaaaagaacacgatcctcaattcgagatgatgagtaaagagagcaacatcataatgcctctggaagaaagaatagaagatagatcattggaataacataatggagaagaaaatgccaacttctgccacaaatgagcttggaaagcacccttccaagaaggatTCAACGGacttgttggaaaatcaacaacgaaacgaataagcttgtagtgggcttatggaaaacttcaaaattgaggcgaaattctgctactacgaaaacaaataatataattgataacaccaactagatgaaaaacttctaccaccaagatgatagagataACTTGGAACATTGATAAGCACTACAAtatcaacattccttagggaaggctttaggtgaaatatgacacaagataactccaacgaagagattaatggatttagaatacctcattcttgacaacatgtgaatcacggaAACATGAATGGagattgtcaagaatgatataacaccacctcaaaagataagatagaaagaactACACTTCGAAACGCAAGAAGAAGATTACTTGAGCTCCTgcaacaagaatcttgaagaacacttcgagaatggaTGCAATctttgaagaaccaccatgaattgttgaggcactccgtaaCAATGAAGAATATAaatgttgagccaaagatgaaaagaatttgaagcgATCTCGGagaacatctgactgatgaaattcattcttatgtcaaactttgaaatgaatttggaaATAGCTCCAAaataaaagagtcaggtaagatcctgggaaaagacgtgtgggttagggcccactcaaaagaaaacaccgttgaacgattttaaaaagagattgcaccggttgaattaaatgacttgaatgagataataatctcaaaatagcttgaacggattaggaatgaaaacatgaatctcctgagatatcttcagcactccagaacaaatgaatagcaagaggtgagtgattgagaggtgcaccgacatgagaaacatttgaaacgaggaaaggatatgatcgacaaagcttaaattgaatccaccagagaagaaaagagaacgcagaataataaacttgaagctccgttagtatcttcctgagaatcactggataagaacagtgacggaaaagaatggagagacttcccatcaataaaaggatacttggttaATAAATCtcagtccttgaagaaaaagggtgggagggtgggaaaacaaagtcaacttgggcagatggaatggataccgttgagaaaaattagaattgatcttgcggatgttgaaatgatcggacccacttgaagagaagcacgccggttggaaagaattaacatgacaacctcaatgatcaagaaggattagcactcccatagaaatatgagaacaccatttagggaaggtatggatcaacacttgacatcgaagcaactcgaatagcacaactcaaaacaaaacaaaacaaaggatttgggttgcaggataagccggaaacaaacatatgatagatatttcgtccgaagttttcgtggtggggcccacacgggcttgatcgtacaacaccatcatgtacaaggcagtgcacatgacatacgaagcgtccccgagtcagcatagccaaggactcttaagacagaacgagaccactgtaaaaacgaccatggataggcggaccactagacgtcgaaccccaatctcatatcatgcatttgtcggaaATATAAAAAACTatagctacttgaattcccacctataaaactcccgaaattttctggttatgcactctggtgttggggatacaggggaagcaatatatctcacccaaactaacaatccctacatccagctgtatccatctgtcaacacataaccaagaaaactccagaaatcgtgtacctcaaccttcgaaaagcatccgttatacgagctatggcaatactcccaaactcccaccccagtactgggtggcattgaggttatctcaccaacaactgcataaaagagattttcgatgtcggcgaaatcttaggtattccagaactgcaactataaaattgtgatgacaacaccttggagctcaactccccgggacactgccacaacccctaaatgtcaggaggcaccaagaacaatgttctcgtcacaagaatatcagagcaatcccaaaatacccgcgtgatcctaattcttttagtgaaatttgaggagaggaaagtcaaaacatctacgtcatgaagcctcaccagagcgacgaagggactgaggagtaaaaagaatcctactctccgatatatataatcctaagactcaaaacattttgctctagactcaacaacgtcagtgattcgatcaagcagggggctcctaagtcggggatggctctgattaccaacttgtaacacccacgatgtggctatatctcccacgtgtcgaggcacggcttagaggcataaccgcattatggttttgtcgcaagaagggtcatcttcacacaatcccatgtaatgaacaagaaagggataatagagttggcttacaatcgccacttcacacaaagatcATATAACGCATACATCATTCacagtacacacatagtccgactacggacaaatccaaaagaaagaagacaaccccaaatgctagatccctgatcgtcccaactgggctccactactgatcatccggtaAAGAAACATAATAACATCCAAGATCCTCATAAAACTCCcaactgagctcggttgcatcacctgcactggtatcatccgcacctgcaactgtttggtagtatcttgtgagtcacgaggactcagcaatctcaaaacccgcgagatcaagactattttagcttatgggtaggataaggtaaggaggtggagttgcagcaagcgttaagcaaatatggtggataacatacgagtacaagagtaagatgaaaaactacgcaacggtcgtgaagctagaagtgatcaagaagtgatcctgaaactacttacgttcaatcatAACACCATCGTGTTCgcttctcgacccactcgaaaagagaccatcacggttacacacgcggttggatattttaattcgaatctggtatCAAGTCTTctgcaaccggatattaacaaattcccagctgccacataaccgcgggcatgggtATCGAAagtttaaccctgcaggggtgtcccaacttagcccattagaGTCACCTCTGAATGGCAACGGTCGGACATTCACTCTGTACCCTTAAATATCATTAAACACGGGCGTTATCAGTAACATTCGTAACATTATTCTCTCATTGAACCCTTGCATAACTGAGGATTGCGAGGGgtcggcgcactctatataagcctcccctcccctctggcacaagggttcgcaccccctataactcaACACTCCAATCAACAAAGCCTCCGCGACACCGAGACATAGGcctgttacctcctccgagaggggtctGAACTCATAAATCTgagtgtacaacctcgccgtagctaggctCTGCCCCTCTTACTTACCCCCCATCTCTACTGGTAGATCCGTTTCCATGACACTTTGTATGTGATCCCAACTCCAAAAAAAATTATGTATGTGATCCAATGTGGTTCCTCTTCGAATTTTGTGCAACAAGAATAGGGATTATGTTGTCTCCCTTTGGAAAAAATCATTCCTGACTTTtcgtgaaaaagaagaagaagaagaaatcattcATGAGTGACTAGATTGTCCAAGCAATAGGAGTGAAGGTCTCCCAAATAAATGACACTTGTAGTTCAATTCTGAAAGTATTAATTTTCCTTCGAACGGAATTTTACTTAGGATTCCAATCAGGAGTAATATATTTCCAGTAGTCCTCGCCAAACTAACAATTGAACAAGAGGTGGTCCCTTCTTCCCAGAGGCGATCCACATATACTACAAGTGTACTCAAGAAGAACAAATTATTCCCTTGGAACAGTAGCCTATTGTGAAGCAACAACCAGAGTTCTAGGTTTTGGTAGTTTAGGTGACATCAGGTTTTTGCCCCATCACATGTGTCGTGATGGCAGGCACAAGCAGCGGGTTTCCTGGTGTTGCCCTAGGCTCGCTTCTTCTCTTTCTCTACCCCCGCTTTACTTGTTCTCTGGCGGTAAGAACTTAGTATTTTCGTTAGTGAAAAAGTaatggaaagggggggggggagcccggttagaaaaaaaagaagaagaacacTTTATGTTTGTGCTGGCAGCAACTATTCTAAATTCCATTTCATAGCAGGGATGACCGGTGTATCACCCATGGCTGGCAATTGGATTACGGGTTCCAAATTGACTAGTTCTATAATTTTATGAAGATGCCCTTGTAATAGGATTCAAGATACAAGGCCGTTGGAATGAGTTCAATACATTGTGGTGATCCCCCTCTCATGGTAAACAAGGCCCCGTCTATATAGACCACGGATAATGCTTCACAATACACGAGAAATCGATCTTTGTAACCGCCTAGTTAGAGTAGCATATGGCGAGTAAGTCATTACACAACTCAGAGATAGTACAAGACAGTCTCATGTCTAAAGAGTACTAGAAGCATATGTTTGGTAATAATGTGTATTATGATTATATGAAAAGAAATCAATGTTTATATCTGCTTGTGTATTGTGACTGTTTAATAATGTGTGATGTTTGGTGCTTGTGTATTGTGACTGTGTAATAATGTACGATGTTGGACTGCACAGATAGCAGTCCTTGTAACACTAGTAGTAGAGCAAGGTGCAAAGGCCAATATAGGTCATTGGACAATGGTCTTTTAGCGGTCCAATGACCTTGATGTACATTTTATTATGTCTGAAATGTTGTACTTCTATTGATCTTTCAGAACTTATAAGAGTACTTTTCGAAGAAGAAAAGGTTCGGAAGATGAATTTTGTGAGACGGACAATTCAACTGGATTGAACGACGGAAAGGGCGACCAACATAAGTTGCGACCGGTTGCCAGATTATAATCGCTTTCTTCTTTTTATACCAACATATTTGTTTTTGCCGTGAGCGTCAGGTAGTAGTAGACAATGACTGCTCTCCAGATAGAACCAAGGTCTATCTTTTTAATAGAGGTTGAGTCGGAAAAATTAGGCCAAAAACAATCATTGCAGAGAAGCAAATGAAAAGCTTCCATAAAAGTTCCCTTTGAATAGAAATTCACTAagtagtactccctcggtcttGTAATGTAATATGTTTTTTTACTCTAATCTATCAAAAAAGTTTTTTATTATGAGACGAAGAGAGTAGCTCGGACAGGCAAGAGATTGCCAGCTCAAGGGGTGGGCAGATGATGATGGAAGTTTCACCGATAAACATCCCAAGCCACGCAGACGGTGACCAGATGGCTACGCTGAGCGCGCGGCACGGCCACTCCTACACGAATAGGTTTCGCCGGCTAATGAAAGCTGATTTGACTAGAGAATCGTTAATATATATACCGGCATAAAGCGACAACGCGCCACCGGGCCAGTGCTCAGCAAGACCTTATTTGATTGGATTGAGAGTGCCTAGAACTCatttagatgagatataatttggtctcattcacctgtaATACATAAACAGATACAAAGGAGTACCAACCCATGTCAGTACACACATCTCATTGCATCATATCCAATGGCTATAAAGATGAATGAGAGATaactagaactcatctagatgagttttAGCAAAACCGTATTCGATTCCCTACATTGGAAAAACTATTGTCCAATCCATGGCGGCCGTCCTAGTTATCTTCTTGGTTTTACTCTACTGGAAAAACAATTAATCTAGTCGTCTTCATCGAGCTCGGTCAGGGACTCAGGGCCATTCTTTTCTCCATGCGCTTTTCTATGCAACGGAGATGGAATCCATCGTGATAGTGCTGCGCACATCTATTCGCTGCTCTTAATAAAATTCAGGCACATAGGTTGCGATAGCAGCCGGTGTACGGCAGCCGGGTCGCCGAGCACGCTAATAACCAAGGTGTTCGTCCACTCCAGCCGCGCATTCTGAAACTGGCCGGATCGGCACGCAGGCACGCACGCATGTTTCTCTCGTGATCGACGGTTCTGCCACGTACGCACGTTCGGTTCTGAAACAGTTTCTAGGCACGGCGAAACAGTGCCCGCCGATTCGTGATCGCTGGATGGGTATCTTCTCGACTGTTAGATGGCCACAGGCTCCATGTCCAGTCTCGCTCGCTCTGCATGCTCGGGGGCGACCACTGGCCAGTGAAGTGTCGCCTTTACCCAATTACATTGATCGCGCTTCACGTCGGTAATAAAAGAGTGGACAGGAAGACGAGCCAGTTGCTACCCTGTTCGGATGGCAATGCAAACACGTGCCCGATTTACACATGACGCCACCGAGAATTATTTTAACACGACTCGGCTCCCGGTCTATTCCCGCAAAATAATACAGAAACGATCGATCACGAGGGGATATCATATCAGGCAGCAGCGTGGAAGCAGCGCAAAAGCGGACGAGATAAAAAGATTGCGCAACAGAATCCAGTAGCTTAGCTACGAGACACTTACGCCAGTACAAGATCAGGTTTAACTTCGACCGTCCCAAAGTTTCAACGGGCAACCGGCGGATCACGATGAGCACAGGGGAACACGTCCCGTCGGCGCCGTTCGCACGTGATGGCACCAATTAGCGCAGCCAACCTCTGTTGATTAATCGACTAATCACCGTctcatctactaccactataaaagaaagagaAGGGCAGATCCAAACAATCTCACCCATCGATCATCAAGATCTAATGGTCTTTAATCATTCTGTGTTTAACGCTaccaaccacgcaacaagccaaATCGATCGCTAATCGCCCCGCACTAAAAATCGCTTCGCAGACAAAAAACAAAAACCGCCCCgccgcacgacctcctcctcctcctcctgcagacCGCGCCGCCGCGCGCCGTTCGCCTCCCCGCCGGGCGCCGCGCGCCGTTCGCCTCCCCGCCGGGCGCCGCGCCCCGTTCGCCTCCCCGCCGGGACGGGAGCCCGTCCTCCTCCCGCCGGGCGCCGCGCCGTTCGCCTCCCCGCCGGGACGGGAGCCCGTCCTCCTCCCGCCGGGCGCCGCGCCGTTCGCCTCCCCGCCGGGACGGGAGCCCCTCCTCCTGCAGGCCGCGCCGTTCGCCTCCCCGCCGGGACGGGAGCCTCTTTTGATATGCCTCCGCAGATCGCACACGAACTGACGGaactgccggtccgccgccacaACCACTACGCTAGGCGACCGCCGGGCGGCCGGCAGGGCTGTTGCCGCCGTCGCCTCGCGCGCGTGCGCACGGCGCGCCGCCAGTCCGTAGCGACGAACCCCTCGCTTCCTCTCCCTGCCTGCATCCCTTCTGTGTAAGTTCTGAATTTTCTCATCGACAACAGCACAACTGACCGCATTGATTCAGTTTCAAATACACAAGCACTGATTTTGTAAGCAACAGCCAACTTCTGAATCGTCTCATCTCTGAACCTGAAGTGCCACTGAATTCATCTTACAGGTTATGTCTCCTTTTTTTACTTCTGTAGGTTCTGTCACTCTGATTTTGTAAGCAACAGGCACGGTTCTTCTCACTGTCCAGCAGGCTGCACTATTGCAGAAGCATACTTCGGCACCTAAGTAAGTATTTTCACCACTTGACTTTCTTATTTAATTACTGGTTAAGTAAAGACTGGTTTGCAGCCAATTATGAATTGTTTAGACATGAGAATGTACAATTTTTTATTTAAGTTTGTGATGGGAGAATGTTTATAAATTCTGAATTTGTTACAGTAAGCAATATGTATAACGAGTAGTATTCTAAAACTTGAACAATTTCATCAATGAACTATATAAAAACAAGCTAAGAAGCAAGATGGGGCAAAAATACTTGAATGATTGCTTGGTCACATTTGTCGAAAGGGATTTCTTCTTGCAAGTTAAGGATGAGGACATCATCACTCATTTCCAGAGCATCAAGGATCGCAAAGTTATCCTGTAATTTGCAagctttttttatcatttactatTTTCTATCCTCTATATATCTTGATTTTGCCATCATATGTTGAATAATTTTTTACTTCTATATGTCCAACAATACCAAGTTATGATCATTTTTTATGAATACAATATATTATGTGGTATCTTTTATATAGTTTCGAACTATTGCAATACGTTGCTATAATCAGTTTTACGCACCAAAAGGAAGGCTGTAGGCCTCCAaaaaaagttttcaaattttgaatACACGGTCTTGAATTCCTGGGCCCGCCCCTGGTTCTCCCCGTCTTCTCTCGCCTAGATCAGATAGATCTACCCACGTCTGGTCTATTGCAGTGGCGAAGCCGTCAAATGACTAGAGGAATTTAGCAAGTCTACGTAACTACTAGATGCATGCACACCCCGCTGCTAAACAAATTACTTAAAGCTCACCGCTGCACTGTCCATGTGACATCATTGCCTGTCAAGGCTATCAAAATTCTTAGATGTCAGGCTTTTTAACCTTTTtttttgcatgttgcatatgaatTATGATACTATTCCCAGGAAACTTTTTATACCTATATTTAAATCATAGTTGTATATGAATTTCACTTTTGCAGAGTGTGTTAGTCATAGATATGGATATTGTTGACCATAAAAAAGAACCTATCAACAAGAGCCCGGAGGTCATGTCGTCGGAAGAGACTACAAACTCAGCAAGTCCTATACAGCCTTCAGATGTGCAGATAGGAATAACCAATTCACGTCATAGCAAACCAAGAAGAGCAAATACAAATATTACACCACAAGGTACTTACATTCGCAATGATTATCAACCTTTTCATTTCATTGGGTCTTTTTTATATCTAACTAATTTGGCTTCATGTCGTCCCATGACAGATTATATTTGCACATTGGATGAAATTTCCATTATTAATTCAATCATGTCCTTACCTGAAAAAACTATGTTAGTGCACATCAATGATGCATTATTATCAAATGCGGAGATGAGGTGCCTTACGCATGATAAAGTGTTTTTGCGCGATAATGTAAGTCAAACCACACAAACTCTCATAATTAAACATTAGTGTCTTGAAATTTAAATGTATTCTATCTTTGAAATTACAGGTAATAAATGCATACATATACTGTATAAGTGCCCAGGACCATCTGCAAGATAGAGCGGGTGGAAATGTACATATTGCAAGCACGTTTGAGTCTTCCCTGCTAAAGAAAGATGAGATAGACCCGGCAACACATCGCCACATTGTAAAACAATGAATACTTTTTTGGCGCATGACATGGTCAGTCTTAACTCACTACTCTTAAATATAATAATTAAGCACATTTTTTACCTGAAAATGGTTACGTGTTATATTTATTACTTCAGGTATTCCTTCCAGTTAACATCGAAAAATGCCATTGGTATCTATCAGTAATCAATGCGAAGAAACGAGAGATACAGGTACTGGACTCGCTTGGAGTTGGAATGAGCCGAAGTGACCTCACTAACATGGTAAATGTCTACTTCTTGTGTTTTCCTTCATACATTACATTCTCTTTTGCCTAATATATGTAGTGACATTTTTCCATTTAATAGTTACAAGGACTTGACCAGCATCTAAAAATCGCATGCGAGATGCCGGAGTTTAAGAGAGGTGATAGGTGGCAAGACCTCGATGTTACGGATTGGAAAGTCGTGGAACAGCTCAAAGAGCCAATGCAAACAGATGGGTATGATGAACACATCTCATAATCTGAACTGAATTGTAGATAATTTTATGGTAGAACAGAAAGTCTTGTGAAAACAATATTGTTACAGAAATCTGGTCTTATTTGTTAGCCAAAACATTGAGGTAATAGATACATTGGACGATGCATGGAGACTTGTACAATGAACATTATTACTTTTTTAAATACTTTATTTATATTGACATGAAAGCCTAAAGGAATATTTCGATATTGTAGCACGTCATGTGGATTGTTTATGTTAAACTTTATGGAGTATTGGACAGGAGATATTTTGTCTGATCAGTTCATTCAGGTATCTCTTTTTTCTTAATAGCATATTTCATCTCAAATGGTGCTTTTTAACCAATTATTTTTAATTACTATATGCAGGAGGACATGAAAGAATTTCGACGAAAATTAGCTGTCATACTGTTGGAAACAGAACTTAATATGTTAAAAGGAAGTCCAATATATTATCAGCCTGACAATGAAGAAAATGTATCTGATTCTGATGTTGAGTTTCTGGAGGATCGAAAGCGTAAGCGGCAAGATTCACCCGATGGAGCCAAAGACAAAAGCCCCCTTCCGAACCCTATCATCGCCGCGGACCCGCAAGATTTAGTTGACGAACTATGCAACCACATCATGTTAATTAATGATGCTGATTCCCTGGAGTAAGCAACATGTCTAAGAAGTATAAAGTTTCAATGTACACTATTAGAATGTTACAATTATTAACAGTTTGTTACCTACAGAAGGAGTGGGTGCGAAGCTCTAAACCCCATCTGATAGGATTAAGTCTCAGAAGGATTCAAGGTATACTCCACAGGGATCAGCCGTTGGACATTGATTGTTTCAACATGGCTATACGTATACTTGCACGTGACAAGGCCTTACTGCCAGTAGATCCTCGAGTGTGCTTTATGGATCTACAATTTTGTGTAAGTTACCCCAGGTCACAAACTATATTAGTATTTTCACCATCATGTTTTTTAACCATTTTTTACCCAGACGTCCGTGATCGAGGCCGCCCTCGCTTCCGCAC comes from Triticum aestivum cultivar Chinese Spring chromosome 5B, IWGSC CS RefSeq v2.1, whole genome shotgun sequence and encodes:
- the LOC123114810 gene encoding putative ubiquitin-like-specific protease 1B; amino-acid sequence: MNTFLAHDMVFLPVNIEKCHWYLSVINAKKREIQVLDSLGVGMSRSDLTNMLQGLDQHLKIACEMPEFKRGDRWQDLDVTDWKVVEQLKEPMQTDGTSCGLFMLNFMEYWTGDILSDQFIQEDMKEFRRKLAVILLETELNMLKGSPIYYQPDNEENVSDSDVEFLEDRKRKRQDSPDGAKDKSPLPNPIIAADPQDLVDELCNHIMLINDADSLE